The Vibrio penaeicida genome contains a region encoding:
- a CDS encoding DUF6988 family protein, whose product MCSVSLEHAESLKILLATRNFTSALGLLRLQFESLVRGMWVLYAASDIAVSKLTAELNTESQRRANNLPMLSEMISQLQKKAPKNAIDPILEFKEYSWKPLSSYVHGGLHAVNRHSKGYPVAMLEQVLKASNGVNGLVAVFGSILTGQTTLTRDVYKSFDKYADCFQMKGPMAL is encoded by the coding sequence ATGTGCAGCGTATCCTTGGAGCATGCTGAAAGTTTAAAGATTCTACTCGCTACACGAAATTTTACTTCTGCTCTAGGGCTCTTGAGGCTTCAGTTCGAGAGTCTAGTGCGTGGAATGTGGGTGTTGTATGCTGCTAGTGACATAGCAGTAAGCAAACTTACTGCAGAGTTAAATACAGAAAGTCAAAGACGGGCTAACAACTTGCCGATGTTGAGCGAAATGATTAGCCAGTTACAGAAGAAAGCTCCCAAAAATGCAATAGATCCCATTCTTGAGTTCAAAGAATACTCCTGGAAACCGCTTAGTTCCTACGTTCATGGAGGTCTACATGCCGTTAATAGGCATAGCAAAGGATATCCAGTTGCTATGCTAGAACAGGTTTTGAAAGCTTCTAATGGGGTAAACGGCTTGGTTGCTGTGTTTGGTTCTATTCTCACAGGGCAAACGACTTTAACTCGAGACGTTTATAAATCGTTTGATAAATATGCAGATTGCTTTCAGATGAAGGGGCCAATGGCTTTATAG
- a CDS encoding HAD domain-containing protein: MFIVLFCIVAITLWLLNKFVLPFNNQPLSDNPAVMNPVLPVKKETPAYKLALPTLTKSSPTLFLDIDGVCHKNFDESLSHLPILEAFLEEHKGVQIVISSTWRTTCEKEFLARCLGKKVWASVVGFTPILGTREQEVLSFVESHSIEHFVCLDDDRTEFFGGVPVIFTDRSSAITSREVSQLSRWYHRAR; the protein is encoded by the coding sequence ATGTTTATTGTTTTATTTTGCATTGTCGCCATTACGCTATGGTTGCTAAATAAGTTTGTCCTGCCATTCAACAATCAGCCTCTTAGTGACAACCCTGCAGTCATGAATCCTGTATTGCCTGTCAAAAAAGAGACGCCAGCATACAAGTTGGCGCTCCCCACCCTGACTAAAAGCAGCCCGACTTTGTTTCTCGATATAGATGGCGTCTGCCATAAGAACTTCGATGAGTCACTTAGCCACCTACCCATACTTGAAGCGTTCCTAGAGGAACACAAAGGGGTTCAAATCGTTATTTCAAGCACATGGAGAACCACTTGTGAAAAAGAGTTTCTCGCCCGGTGTTTGGGTAAAAAGGTCTGGGCTTCTGTTGTTGGGTTCACTCCTATTCTTGGAACTCGCGAACAAGAAGTTTTGTCGTTTGTGGAAAGTCATTCTATTGAGCATTTCGTATGCCTGGACGATGACCGAACCGAGTTTTTTGGAGGAGTACCTGTCATTTTTACCGATCGCTCTAGTGCAATAACTTCGAGGGAAGTTTCTCAACTTAGCCGTTGGTACCATCGCGCCCGATAA
- a CDS encoding methyl-accepting chemotaxis protein, translating to MMKNITIKNKLRLPLFLIIALFLFSSGINIKYAWLQNDLTQQLSSANQASVNLNDAYRDLYQASYAVSGMTIADSRQEFEVHKFEYDDNAFRAAPRLQSAAAIAEFMPTNFMNDVDTMVQSTNQWLSNYEMIKQSDEVNWADAFYENRLEAFRLFSIARDDLNVVGDAIELKISQLEMEITDARLFGERALEFSIALIVVLTLVILMLYNKTVIQPISALKVALQNIASGDGDLSQRLVSNSNDELGDISVAFNTFVHTIQNTVAKVTETSQSIHDELHELKKITAQISTSTSIQQADSQAVAAAVAEMQHASHSVCENANITASSAHQANDQVEATSHTIKNTINEITNLVNDVETAGDVINQLNNDVDKISSVLEVIRGIAEQTNLLALNAAIEAARAGEQGRGFAVVADEVRSLASRTQESTGEIHSMIERLQNGAKQAVDVMEQSIASSNHTIGSAAQANDSLSSIETAIQDMSEKTDIIANAATEQSTVSNEITQNVQAIADASNAIVQVVSQAADRFQQMETQSLSLNKLVRQFKI from the coding sequence ATGATGAAGAACATCACCATCAAAAACAAACTACGCCTCCCCCTCTTCTTAATCATCGCCCTTTTTCTGTTCAGTTCAGGAATCAACATTAAATACGCTTGGCTCCAAAACGATCTGACTCAGCAGCTGAGCAGCGCGAACCAAGCCTCTGTCAATTTGAACGATGCGTACCGAGATTTGTACCAGGCCAGTTACGCGGTGTCGGGCATGACAATCGCAGATTCTCGCCAAGAATTTGAAGTGCACAAATTTGAATATGACGACAACGCATTTAGAGCGGCGCCGCGACTACAAAGTGCCGCGGCCATAGCCGAATTTATGCCGACTAACTTCATGAATGATGTCGACACCATGGTTCAATCCACCAACCAATGGTTGTCCAACTATGAAATGATCAAACAATCTGACGAAGTTAATTGGGCTGATGCCTTTTATGAAAATCGCTTAGAGGCATTCCGTCTGTTTTCGATTGCCAGAGATGATCTGAATGTGGTTGGGGATGCAATCGAGCTGAAGATTTCTCAACTGGAAATGGAAATCACCGACGCTCGTTTGTTCGGCGAACGTGCGCTAGAGTTTAGCATCGCGCTCATTGTCGTACTGACATTAGTGATCCTCATGCTTTACAACAAAACAGTCATTCAACCAATTTCAGCATTGAAAGTAGCCCTGCAAAACATCGCCAGTGGTGATGGTGATTTGTCACAACGACTTGTATCAAACTCAAACGATGAACTTGGTGATATTTCTGTTGCCTTTAATACGTTCGTCCATACAATTCAAAACACCGTGGCCAAAGTTACTGAAACTAGCCAGTCGATTCACGATGAATTGCATGAGCTCAAAAAAATCACCGCTCAGATCTCAACGTCCACTTCCATTCAGCAAGCGGATAGCCAAGCGGTTGCCGCCGCGGTCGCTGAAATGCAGCATGCTTCTCACTCTGTTTGCGAAAATGCCAACATTACGGCCAGCTCTGCCCATCAAGCCAATGATCAAGTTGAAGCGACTTCTCACACGATCAAAAATACGATCAATGAGATCACTAATTTAGTTAACGACGTGGAAACTGCAGGGGATGTGATCAACCAGCTGAATAACGACGTTGATAAGATAAGCTCTGTACTTGAAGTAATCCGTGGTATTGCCGAGCAGACAAACTTATTGGCGCTCAATGCTGCCATCGAAGCAGCCCGAGCCGGTGAGCAAGGCAGAGGCTTTGCTGTTGTCGCAGATGAGGTACGTTCATTAGCCAGCAGAACCCAGGAAAGTACCGGTGAAATTCACTCTATGATTGAACGACTGCAAAACGGTGCAAAGCAAGCCGTAGATGTCATGGAACAATCCATTGCGAGTTCTAACCACACAATAGGCAGCGCCGCGCAAGCTAACGATAGTTTAAGCTCCATCGAAACGGCTATCCAAGATATGTCTGAAAAGACAGACATCATTGCCAATGCCGCAACCGAGCAGTCCACAGTGAGTAACGAGATCACTCAAAACGTTCAAGCAATTGCCGATGCGAGTAACGCCATTGTTCAAGTTGTATCTCAAGCCGCTGACAGGTTTCAGCAAATGGAAACCCAGAGCCTTTCTCTAAACAAACTGGTTCGTCAGTTTAAAATCTGA